The Alphaproteobacteria bacterium sequence GGCCAAGCGCCCGAGCTGCTTCGAGCCCCGCCGGGCCCCCGCCGACGATCAGCACGCTATCTGACGAACCCTTGGGCTGCATTCGCTCGGGGTGCCACCCTTTTCGCCATTCCTCCATGAAGGTGGGATTCTGCGTGCAGCGCGAGATCGACATTGTCATGTCGCCGGTGATGCAGATGTTACAGCCGATGCATTCGCGGATGTCTTCGATGCGGCCTTCTTCGATCTTTTTTGGGAGGAACGGGTCGGCGATGGAGGGGCGGGCGCAGCCGATGAAATCGAGGATGCCCGACTTCACCATTCGCACCATCACGTCGGGTGACGTGAAGCGCCCAACCCCGACGACGGGCTTGGACGTCAGTCCGCGAATGCCGGAGACGAGCGACTCTTGCGCGGCCTCCTCCTTGAAGCGCGAGGGACTCGAGCAATTCGCCCAGGTGCCGTGTGCAAGATCCCACAAATCGGGAAGATCGCCATTAATGGCCACCATGTCCCGGACTTCCGCGTTGGAAAACCCAAGATCGCCAATCATCTCGTCGAGCGAGATGCGCAGCGTAATTCCGCATGCGTCACCGATCGTGTCTTTGCCTACCTCGACCAATTCGCGCATCAGGCGCGATCGGTTCTCCAGCGAACCGCCGTATTCGTCGCTCCGCTGGTTCGTCGCCCTAGAGAGAAAATGCTGGATAATGCCGAAACCATGCGCGCCATAAAGGCACACGAGGTCGAAACCGGCCTGTTTGGCGCGCTTGAACGCGTTCCTGTGCCAACGGCGCAGATCGCGGATGTCCTCCTTGTCCATCGCGCGAGCCTGGACAGGGTCGTTGGTGAATGTCCGGATCGGCAAGGCAGAGGGCCCGAGCGGCACCTCCTTCGTGTAGAGATTGGGGCCGTTGATCCCCGGATAAGCGAGCTGGATGCCGGCAAGGGCGCCATATTCATGCATTGCATCCGCCATGCGGGCCAGCATGGGGATGTCGGCGTCGTCCCACAATCTGAGTTCGATATAGGGCGTGATCTCCGAGGTATGGTGCATCTCTGTCTGTTCAGTGAAGATGACGCCCCAGCCTCCTTCGGATTTGATGCGCCGCATTTCGGCCGCCGCGGAAGGATCGCGATAACCTCCGCCATTGCAATGGGGCACCTGGTAGAACCTGTTCTTGGCGATTACCGGACCGATCCGCACACGCTCGAACAAAATGTCATAGCGAGGTTCTCTCATGGCGGGCCTCTGAAGACGATACTCCACAGCAAAAAATTGCCGAAAGAGAATGAGTTTTCCCCGCGCAATGCTTCGCTTATGGCTAATCGCACCTTCCGCGAGGGTCTCTTTTAGACGGCCGAAAGCCGACGGCTTTGGATCGCGGGGATTGTATCCGTCGTCGCGGCGCGTCGCTATAACCCGAGGTAGGCCGTTTGTACCTTCTTGTTATCCGCCAACTCGGCGCTGCTACCGTGCATGATCACCTTGCCGCTCTCCAACACATAAGCGCGCTCCACCAACGTGAGCGCGCGGCTCACGTTCTGCTCAACCAGGAGGACTGCCGTGCCCATCGAGTGGATCTCCTGGATTTTCTCGAAGGTCGTATCGGTGACGACAGGCGCAAGCCCTAGCGATGGCTCATCGAGCATCAGCAATCGCGGCTTGAGCATCAGTCCGCGGCCGACAGCGAGCATTTGCTGTTCGCCCCCGCTCATCGTGCCGGCGAGTTGTTTGCGACGTTCGGCCAGCACGGGAAAGATAGTGAAGACCAGGTCAAGCGTGCGGCTACGCTCAGCCTTGGCACTTGCGATATAGGCCCCGATCTCAAGGTTCTCCTTCACTGTCAGTTCGGGAAATACCTGGCGGCCTTCCGGGACATGGGCGATTCCAAGTTCGGTGATTTTGTAGGGCGGTAGCGAAGAGATGCTCGTGCCCAAAAATGTGATCGTGCCGGCGGTCAATCGAACGAGACCGGATATTGCGCGCAAGGTGGTGCTCTTACCGGCGCCATTCGCTCCCAGGAGTCCCACGGCTTCGCCCTCGCCGACAGCCAAACTGATGTCGCTCACGGCGGGAACTGATCCGTACGCAGCGCTTATGCCCGACAGCGTCAGCACTGAACTCCTCCGACTGTCGCCACGGGCGTGTGGCCGGATCCCAGGTAGGCGCGGATTACGTCCTGGTTTGCGACAATCTCCCTCGGATTGCCTTCGGCGATCTTCTGGCCATGATCAAGCACGACGATGTGGCGCGCTACGGCCATGATGGCGCGCATGACGTGCTCGACGATGACGATTGTCAGTCCGCGCTTCGATAGCATTCCAATCAGTGCCACGGCTTGATCGATTTCAGCCGGGTTGAGACCAGCCATGACCTCGTCGAGAAGCAGCAGCCGAGGTTCGGTCGCCAACGCACGCGCCATCTCGAGCCGCCGTTGGTCTATTGTCGTCAATTCGCGTGCCGAGACATGCTCCTTGGCGGACAGGCCGACAAAGTCTATCGCTTCGCGGGCCCGCTCGCGCGCGAGATCGGGCGTCTTGACGCGCAAAAAGGCACCGGTCATCACGTTTGCCAACACCGTCATTTTCCCAAACGGCCGCGCGACTTGAAATGTACGGGCCAATCCGTGGGCGCAGATATCGTGCGGCCGCAAGCCCACGAGCTCTCGGCCGAAAGCGAGCACCGATCCGGCATCGGGCCGGTGGTAGCCCGTGATGAGATTGAAGCTTGTTGTCTTACCCGCACCGTTCGGTCCGATTAGCGCAACCGTTTCGTTTTCCTCGACCGAAAAGCTGAGGCCCTGAACGGCGCGGAGCCCGCCGAACCACTTGCTGAGATCGCGAATGACGAGGGCTTCAGCCATCGAGCGGAACTTCTGTCGCCGGTGCTGCGCCCGCGCGGAAGGCTCGCTCGTACGCAGCCGTCAGAATGCCGATTAGTCCCGTCGGCCGCCAAAGAATCACGGCGATCAGGATGAGGCCGTAGACCGTCAATTGCACCCCACCGTGGCTGCTGCCGAGCCAACTTTGAAGAAGAGAGGAACTCCCTTCCAATAAAACCGTGCCCACGACAGGACCCCACAACGTGCCAATTCCGCCGACAATGGACACGAGAGCCGCTTCTACCGAGACATTGAAGCTGAACGCGGTATTCGGGTCGATGAAGTAGATATACTGGACATAGAACGTGCCGGCCAAAGCGGTAAGAAAAGCGCTTATCAAATAGATGTTTCGCTTGATCTTGAGCACGTTCACGCCGACCGCTTCGGCGGCATCCTCATCCTCGCCGACGGCGACCAGGTAGTAACCCATCCACGATCGCTCGATCCAGTACG is a genomic window containing:
- a CDS encoding NADH:flavin oxidoreductase; its protein translation is MREPRYDILFERVRIGPVIAKNRFYQVPHCNGGGYRDPSAAAEMRRIKSEGGWGVIFTEQTEMHHTSEITPYIELRLWDDADIPMLARMADAMHEYGALAGIQLAYPGINGPNLYTKEVPLGPSALPIRTFTNDPVQARAMDKEDIRDLRRWHRNAFKRAKQAGFDLVCLYGAHGFGIIQHFLSRATNQRSDEYGGSLENRSRLMRELVEVGKDTIGDACGITLRISLDEMIGDLGFSNAEVRDMVAINGDLPDLWDLAHGTWANCSSPSRFKEEAAQESLVSGIRGLTSKPVVGVGRFTSPDVMVRMVKSGILDFIGCARPSIADPFLPKKIEEGRIEDIRECIGCNICITGDMTMSISRCTQNPTFMEEWRKGWHPERMQPKGSSDSVLIVGGGPAGLEAARALG
- a CDS encoding ABC transporter ATP-binding protein; its protein translation is MAEALVIRDLSKWFGGLRAVQGLSFSVEENETVALIGPNGAGKTTSFNLITGYHRPDAGSVLAFGRELVGLRPHDICAHGLARTFQVARPFGKMTVLANVMTGAFLRVKTPDLARERAREAIDFVGLSAKEHVSARELTTIDQRRLEMARALATEPRLLLLDEVMAGLNPAEIDQAVALIGMLSKRGLTIVIVEHVMRAIMAVARHIVVLDHGQKIAEGNPREIVANQDVIRAYLGSGHTPVATVGGVQC
- a CDS encoding ABC transporter ATP-binding protein — its product is MLTLSGISAAYGSVPAVSDISLAVGEGEAVGLLGANGAGKSTTLRAISGLVRLTAGTITFLGTSISSLPPYKITELGIAHVPEGRQVFPELTVKENLEIGAYIASAKAERSRTLDLVFTIFPVLAERRKQLAGTMSGGEQQMLAVGRGLMLKPRLLMLDEPSLGLAPVVTDTTFEKIQEIHSMGTAVLLVEQNVSRALTLVERAYVLESGKVIMHGSSAELADNKKVQTAYLGL